The Erythrobacter sp. JK5 genome includes a region encoding these proteins:
- a CDS encoding CHAT domain-containing protein, with amino-acid sequence MTMPANRRTTLALCGVALSLALVGCATGQSGTPAAAFALGTNASGDPCTASPNWTDPSFGDEKTKFSDAYSVNCRGVTSGALARVRTFDSTSDRSTFGASLVCGETIAVELAGFSSASARRCLDPALGFEAIVIDADHRGAAYQISAAPNSVGPGYQAARIIAGLDRPENATSARNPIAAGSVPALPEGARLAVSDDAAGEALASVLGRGTALNFRGLHAAASRFLRTSLADLPDDAPPQIRAELLLEAGLADSNIEYFGSAKRNLDAAAQQISRLGSAEQRILRPKLQIYRGLDALNQRRFAEARSILAFLSTDGLGTARDLSDPGTLVRLNAGSNEAGDVRSAIALPDQEALREAFLRVQGNWARSVAELALDNPQGAAAAITVARSGLSDLSTVLDSANIRQDGLFWLNARLLRQSGRISAFNGDFVPAVAAFDDAITALTRAALARSGTGRDPAIAELLLERASLVARSGASRAETDEAYYKAVQALVDARDESASFSTSLLQPYLDQLADLIEAGDNDAAARYFEVLQIAGESGAARQLSALQDIVAEESGVGGKRREEQDLLRQISQLDLNIEDARELGQPIGELESERARLQSAYFELDAELQGEAALSQVSSKPAALADLQAVLRPGEAYVRFSAMGDRVFGMLVEKDRASPIRPGATLEELLFFTNELRNSIDGRIAQGDLVEFDVEFAALLYQNLFRDVDEVLRSKQELVVDGGKVLAGLPASVLVSDRRAALRFTQQQDRFDYSQVEFLATLMPTSVAMSPLSFIVSRNLPGSQATRDLIGFASPQPITTVPSTGGDIKIGNCLISPAQLAGLSRRFAPIPADEIGYAAEELGITGGPTLIRDAAFSDTAVLDRGRAGGDLADYKVLHFATHGLTEGMFGCAQSPSALLTSFGSEGQSDLLLDFEEIARLKLDANLVVLSACQTASAIGERAARLTGDAQPGSNLEGLVRSFFAAQARAVMATYWQTPNTGESEVFMREFYRSGRTSDIATALNQAQRRMIRDPAMSHPYFWGSFFVVGDTDNRMLDQAAPQVAAR; translated from the coding sequence ATGACGATGCCAGCCAACCGGCGCACCACGCTGGCGCTGTGCGGGGTGGCCCTGAGCCTCGCGCTGGTGGGCTGTGCGACCGGGCAGTCGGGAACGCCTGCCGCCGCCTTCGCGCTCGGAACCAACGCCAGCGGCGATCCGTGCACCGCGTCGCCCAACTGGACCGACCCGAGCTTCGGCGACGAAAAGACCAAGTTCAGCGATGCCTATTCGGTCAACTGCCGCGGCGTGACCTCGGGTGCGCTCGCGCGGGTCCGGACGTTCGATTCGACAAGCGATCGCAGCACGTTCGGCGCATCGCTCGTTTGCGGAGAAACGATCGCGGTCGAACTCGCAGGCTTTTCAAGTGCAAGCGCGCGCCGCTGCCTCGATCCGGCGCTCGGGTTCGAGGCGATCGTGATCGATGCAGACCATCGCGGGGCAGCCTACCAGATTTCTGCGGCGCCCAACTCGGTCGGGCCCGGTTACCAGGCTGCGCGGATCATCGCCGGTCTCGATCGCCCGGAAAACGCGACCTCGGCCCGCAACCCGATCGCCGCCGGCTCGGTTCCAGCCCTGCCCGAAGGTGCGCGGCTGGCCGTGTCCGACGACGCTGCGGGGGAAGCGCTGGCTTCGGTCCTCGGCCGGGGAACCGCGCTGAACTTTCGTGGCCTTCACGCGGCGGCGTCACGGTTCCTACGGACTTCGCTGGCGGACCTGCCCGATGACGCGCCACCCCAGATCAGGGCGGAATTGTTGCTCGAGGCGGGCCTGGCGGATTCGAACATCGAATATTTCGGTTCGGCGAAGCGAAATCTCGATGCGGCGGCACAGCAGATTTCGCGTCTGGGCAGCGCCGAACAGCGTATCCTGCGGCCCAAGTTGCAGATCTATCGCGGCCTCGATGCCCTCAACCAGCGGCGGTTCGCCGAAGCCCGCTCGATCCTCGCATTCCTTTCGACCGATGGACTGGGCACGGCGCGCGATCTCAGCGATCCCGGCACGCTGGTTCGCCTGAACGCGGGGTCAAACGAGGCGGGCGATGTCCGCTCGGCGATCGCGCTGCCCGATCAGGAAGCGCTGCGCGAAGCGTTCCTGCGGGTGCAGGGCAACTGGGCCCGCAGCGTGGCCGAGCTGGCGCTCGACAATCCGCAGGGCGCGGCCGCCGCGATCACGGTAGCGAGAAGCGGGCTCAGCGATCTGTCGACCGTGCTCGACAGCGCCAATATCCGGCAGGACGGCCTGTTCTGGCTCAATGCGAGATTGCTGCGCCAGTCGGGGCGCATCTCGGCCTTCAACGGGGATTTCGTTCCCGCGGTGGCAGCATTCGACGACGCCATCACTGCGCTCACGCGTGCCGCGCTGGCACGGTCGGGCACCGGCCGGGATCCGGCCATCGCCGAATTGCTGCTGGAGCGCGCTTCGCTGGTGGCGCGGTCGGGCGCTTCGCGCGCGGAAACCGACGAAGCCTATTACAAGGCGGTGCAGGCGCTGGTCGATGCGCGCGACGAAAGCGCCAGTTTCTCCACTTCGCTGCTGCAGCCCTATCTCGATCAGCTCGCCGATCTGATCGAAGCTGGCGATAACGATGCGGCGGCGCGTTATTTCGAAGTGCTGCAGATTGCCGGGGAATCGGGCGCAGCGCGGCAGCTGAGCGCGTTGCAGGACATCGTCGCCGAGGAATCGGGCGTCGGCGGCAAGCGCCGCGAGGAGCAGGATCTGTTGCGCCAGATCAGCCAGCTCGATCTCAATATCGAGGACGCGCGCGAGCTCGGCCAGCCAATAGGCGAGCTGGAAAGCGAACGGGCCCGCTTGCAGTCGGCCTATTTCGAGCTCGATGCCGAATTGCAGGGCGAAGCTGCGCTTAGCCAGGTTTCGAGCAAGCCCGCAGCGCTCGCCGATCTCCAGGCGGTTCTGCGGCCCGGCGAAGCCTATGTCCGGTTTTCCGCGATGGGCGATCGGGTGTTCGGCATGCTGGTCGAGAAGGACCGCGCGTCTCCCATCCGTCCCGGGGCGACGCTCGAGGAATTGCTGTTCTTCACCAACGAGCTGCGCAATTCGATCGATGGCCGCATCGCTCAGGGCGATCTGGTCGAGTTCGACGTCGAATTCGCTGCGCTGCTGTACCAGAACCTGTTCCGCGACGTGGACGAGGTGCTGCGCAGCAAGCAGGAACTGGTGGTCGACGGCGGAAAGGTGCTCGCCGGCCTGCCGGCCTCGGTACTGGTCAGCGATCGCCGGGCGGCGCTGCGCTTTACGCAGCAGCAGGATCGGTTCGATTACAGCCAGGTCGAATTCCTTGCGACCCTGATGCCGACTTCGGTGGCGATGTCGCCGCTCAGCTTCATCGTGTCCCGCAACCTTCCCGGATCGCAGGCGACGCGCGACCTGATCGGTTTCGCCTCGCCGCAGCCGATTACCACCGTCCCGAGCACCGGGGGCGACATCAAGATCGGCAATTGCCTGATTTCGCCCGCGCAGCTCGCCGGGCTCAGCCGACGGTTCGCGCCGATCCCGGCGGACGAGATCGGATACGCGGCGGAGGAGCTCGGCATCACCGGCGGGCCGACGCTGATCCGCGATGCGGCGTTTTCGGATACGGCCGTGCTGGACCGCGGCAGGGCGGGCGGCGACCTGGCGGATTACAAGGTGCTGCACTTCGCGACCCACGGCCTTACCGAAGGCATGTTCGGCTGCGCGCAATCGCCGTCGGCGCTGCTGACTTCGTTCGGGAGCGAGGGCCAGTCCGACCTGCTGCTCGATTTCGAGGAAATCGCCCGGCTCAAGCTCGATGCGAACCTCGTCGTCCTGTCGGCGTGCCAGACGGCGTCGGCGATCGGCGAACGCGCCGCGCGGCTCACCGGCGATGCGCAGCCCGGTTCGAACCTCGAAGGGCTGGTGCGATCGTTCTTCGCGGCGCAGGCGCGCGCGGTCATGGCGACCTACTGGCAGACGCCGAACACCGGCGAGAGCGAGGTCTTCATGCGCGAATTCTATCGCAGCGGGCGCACCAGCGATATCGCCACCGCGCTCAACCAGGCGCAGCGCCGGATGATCCGCGATC